The Desulfonatronovibrio magnus genome includes a region encoding these proteins:
- a CDS encoding CheR family methyltransferase: MSFFSSQSLSLRKSAPLTDKEFDDLSTYIYELAGIEIPKQRKYLLENRLRSRLGELKLNSFSDYYKYLKFGPNKQKEVEIFCEKMTTNETSFFRDAKQLGVFRMAVLAPMLQKLKQSGKKQIHIWSAGCSSGEEPYTLSIMLHEMLKMSIMGWRIRITANDISSAMIAKAKKGLYSEHSLRNTSKDIINRYFTKEPGGYLVHPKIKKNIVFEKINLNDTAALKKIPKSQIVFCRNVIIYFDPPMKKKVINSFYDNLVPQGYLVLGHSESLHSITNIFQPMRKPGGIMYQKMD; the protein is encoded by the coding sequence ATGTCATTTTTCAGCTCACAATCTCTTAGTTTAAGAAAATCTGCCCCTTTAACTGATAAGGAATTCGATGACCTCAGCACCTATATTTATGAATTAGCCGGCATAGAGATCCCTAAGCAGAGGAAATATCTCTTAGAAAACAGGTTACGTTCCAGGTTGGGCGAGCTCAAGCTAAATTCTTTTTCAGATTATTATAAATATTTGAAATTTGGGCCCAACAAGCAAAAAGAGGTGGAAATTTTCTGTGAAAAGATGACCACCAATGAGACAAGTTTTTTCAGAGATGCCAAGCAGCTTGGCGTTTTTCGCATGGCAGTGCTTGCTCCCATGCTGCAGAAGTTAAAACAGTCAGGAAAAAAGCAGATACATATCTGGTCGGCTGGCTGCTCGTCAGGTGAAGAGCCATACACTTTGAGTATTATGCTGCATGAAATGCTTAAAATGTCCATTATGGGCTGGCGAATTCGCATCACAGCCAATGATATTTCTTCAGCCATGATCGCTAAAGCGAAAAAGGGTCTTTATAGTGAACATTCCCTGAGAAATACCTCCAAAGACATCATAAACAGATACTTCACCAAAGAACCAGGTGGATATCTGGTCCATCCCAAAATAAAAAAGAATATTGTATTCGAAAAGATAAATCTTAATGATACAGCTGCCCTGAAAAAGATCCCCAAATCTCAGATAGTATTCTGTCGCAATGTTATAATTTATTTTGATCCGCCCATGAAGAAAAAGGTTATTAATTCTTTTTATGACAACCTTGTGCCTCAGGGCTATCTTGTCCTTGGACATTCAGAATCTTTACACAGTATAACCAATATTTTCCAACCCATGCGAAAGCCCGGTGGAATAATGTATCAGAAGATGGATTAG
- a CDS encoding HDOD domain-containing protein, which translates to MKKVCTEHLQPGMKLAKDVAGADQSVFLTKGTELTPDDIEGLMDLGVSFINIASEGKEQDLADLARRCEEYVRPFFYYVDPGSSIFNDLYRETLESTMSRLVKEGVWNLPCEQELKAMSHQAKRDLFFHGEGGPEDIVSHEMELISFPDTYFKLQEILKAPDSTASHVADVVRLDLNLVAKLLRLVNSPAYGMPGKIESIERAVAIIGVEGVSNLALGITAMPMFKDIPPDLMDVTTFWRHSISCAIFAKDIASAAGLEAESFFTAGLLHDVGRLLLLKNLPDAYLQVLLYARGSFIPLMEAEQAILGYNHSELGKVLLNSWGCPGKLVNLVGTHHSPEYHNQGRDAAIIQLGDNLAHAFAISGGWKYVLPGMQEEAWESIDVKPSVVISSFKNHGQALEDISQTLM; encoded by the coding sequence GTGAAAAAAGTTTGTACTGAACATCTCCAACCGGGCATGAAGCTGGCCAAGGATGTAGCTGGAGCGGATCAAAGTGTTTTTCTAACCAAAGGGACTGAACTGACTCCCGACGATATAGAGGGGTTGATGGACCTCGGTGTCAGCTTCATCAACATAGCTTCTGAGGGAAAAGAACAGGACCTGGCTGATCTAGCTCGACGATGTGAAGAGTATGTCAGGCCTTTTTTTTATTATGTTGATCCCGGTAGTTCCATTTTCAACGATCTTTACAGGGAAACCCTGGAAAGCACGATGAGTCGGTTAGTGAAAGAGGGAGTCTGGAATTTGCCATGCGAACAGGAACTCAAGGCCATGAGCCATCAGGCCAAACGCGATCTTTTCTTTCATGGCGAGGGTGGACCTGAAGATATTGTAAGCCATGAAATGGAATTGATTTCATTTCCAGACACATATTTTAAGCTGCAGGAGATTCTCAAGGCCCCTGACAGCACCGCCAGTCATGTAGCGGATGTAGTTCGTTTGGATTTAAATCTTGTGGCTAAGCTGCTTCGACTGGTTAACAGTCCTGCATACGGTATGCCCGGAAAAATTGAGTCCATAGAGCGGGCAGTGGCTATCATTGGGGTAGAAGGCGTCTCCAACCTTGCCCTCGGTATAACCGCAATGCCCATGTTCAAGGATATTCCGCCTGATCTGATGGACGTAACTACTTTTTGGAGGCATTCTATCAGTTGCGCCATATTTGCCAAGGATATTGCCTCAGCTGCGGGGTTAGAAGCTGAGTCCTTTTTTACTGCCGGATTGCTGCACGATGTAGGCCGACTCCTCTTATTGAAAAACCTTCCTGACGCCTATTTGCAGGTACTTCTTTATGCCAGAGGCAGCTTTATACCTTTAATGGAGGCCGAACAGGCTATCTTGGGTTACAATCATTCAGAGCTTGGAAAGGTTCTGCTTAATTCTTGGGGATGTCCAGGAAAACTTGTAAATCTGGTGGGTACTCATCATTCACCGGAATACCATAATCAGGGTAGAGATGCCGCCATCATTCAACTTGGTGACAACCTTGCCCACGCTTTTGCCATAAGTGGGGGTTGGAAGTATGTTTTGCCCGGTATGCAGGAAGAAGCCTGGGAATCAATAGATGTCAAGCCCAGTGTTGTTATCAGCAGCTTTAAGAATCATGGCCAGGCACTTGAGGATATTTCGCAGACCCTTATGTAA
- a CDS encoding chemotaxis protein CheX, producing MKGQYSVQFINPVLSAVLNVLSTMANIEARPGKPYVNKKGTACGDITGSIEISGFTNGIISLTLEEKVILTIVNNMLYENFTEINDEIIDAVGELTNMISGQARSELSKEGISFKAGTPKVVLGFGEKIGHIESAPILAVPFQCDGGKLVVEISIS from the coding sequence ATGAAAGGACAATATAGTGTACAGTTTATTAATCCTGTCTTGAGCGCTGTTCTGAATGTTTTATCCACCATGGCGAATATAGAAGCCAGGCCTGGCAAACCTTATGTGAACAAAAAGGGCACTGCCTGTGGAGATATAACAGGCAGTATAGAAATCAGCGGTTTTACAAATGGTATAATATCTTTAACTCTAGAAGAAAAAGTTATATTAACCATTGTAAATAATATGTTATATGAAAATTTTACTGAAATTAATGATGAAATTATTGATGCCGTCGGAGAACTGACTAACATGATATCAGGCCAGGCCAGAAGTGAACTGTCCAAGGAAGGGATAAGCTTTAAGGCTGGAACACCCAAGGTGGTACTTGGATTCGGGGAAAAAATTGGGCATATTGAATCTGCACCAATTCTTGCGGTACCTTTCCAATGTGATGGGGGCAAACTTGTTGTGGAAATCAGTATTTCCTGA
- a CDS encoding EAL and HDOD domain-containing protein → MVNINSDLISNENLEPVYVARQPVFDTDMEIWGYELLFRSGTESNLASFEDGDMATSRVVVDGFSMAVDMLTPGQKVLINYPSSMLLKKVPWALPSETAVVEILETVEPDQDILKICKQLKSDGYVLALDDFVGSPGYEPFLEIADIVKVDVLDLGPQKLVDVAKNLQNYPCIMLAEKVEFLETFDFCRKIGFKLFQGYFFSKPQIVSGKKLAANQLSKLDIMRELGAADIDMKKISHIIQADVSLSYRLLRYINSAGMGLTHKIKSISQAVNMLGQRKIATWLQVIVMAEMNSTARAGELLQLSLQRARFLEIICKHTRTTPLPPDSMFILGLFSYLDALLSQPMEEIIEKISLEPRMSEALLGHDKELGVWLSLVKACERGDWESAAAALKLTGLNSSVAAISMNAAGIWARKFLDMA, encoded by the coding sequence ATGGTTAACATCAACTCAGACTTAATCAGCAATGAAAACCTTGAGCCTGTCTATGTAGCGAGGCAGCCGGTTTTTGACACCGACATGGAGATTTGGGGTTATGAATTGTTGTTTCGCAGTGGTACTGAAAGCAATCTGGCCAGTTTTGAAGACGGTGATATGGCAACTTCCAGGGTGGTTGTAGATGGTTTTTCAATGGCTGTGGATATGCTGACCCCGGGGCAGAAAGTGCTAATTAACTATCCTTCGTCAATGCTGCTCAAAAAGGTTCCCTGGGCCTTGCCATCAGAAACTGCTGTAGTTGAAATTCTGGAAACGGTTGAGCCTGATCAGGATATCCTTAAAATATGCAAACAGTTAAAAAGTGATGGTTATGTCCTTGCTCTTGATGATTTTGTAGGCAGTCCAGGTTATGAACCTTTTTTGGAAATTGCTGATATTGTCAAAGTGGATGTTTTGGACTTGGGACCACAAAAACTTGTGGATGTGGCTAAGAACCTCCAGAATTATCCCTGCATCATGCTGGCTGAAAAAGTTGAGTTTCTCGAAACTTTTGATTTCTGCCGTAAAATCGGATTCAAACTGTTTCAAGGCTATTTTTTCAGTAAACCTCAGATTGTGTCCGGGAAAAAGCTGGCTGCAAATCAGCTGTCCAAGCTTGATATCATGAGAGAATTAGGTGCTGCAGACATTGATATGAAAAAGATATCTCATATTATTCAAGCTGATGTGTCACTCAGTTACAGGCTGCTCAGGTACATCAACTCTGCAGGGATGGGATTAACCCATAAAATCAAATCCATATCACAGGCAGTCAATATGCTGGGGCAAAGGAAGATTGCCACCTGGCTCCAAGTAATTGTAATGGCTGAGATGAACTCTACAGCCCGGGCAGGGGAGCTGCTGCAACTTTCTCTGCAGCGGGCCAGATTTCTTGAAATTATCTGTAAGCATACCAGAACAACCCCTCTGCCACCTGATTCCATGTTTATCCTTGGTCTTTTTTCCTACCTTGACGCTTTATTATCTCAGCCTATGGAAGAAATTATTGAGAAAATCAGCCTTGAACCGAGGATGTCCGAAGCTTTATTGGGGCATGATAAGGAGCTTGGTGTATGGTTGAGTCTTGTGAAGGCTTGCGAAAGGGGTGACTGGGAAAGTGCAGCTGCAGCACTTAAACTTACTGGGCTTAACTCCAGTGTTGCGGCTATTTCCATGAATGCTGCAGGGATATGGGCCAGGAAATTTCTTGATATGGCGTAA
- a CDS encoding aminopeptidase, with translation MFTTDELDKYAQVMIWAMKKARKEMFIKGDIVLIRADKSTIPLADVIYKHLLKMQLNPVIRINLPEQMEKTFFSLADDGQLAFKIPGDQELYSSLNGLISLLGPESLTHLKEIDPSRIGKYAVTKKYLRDILEEREGKGNFGWSLCLYPTEELAKRAGLGIHEYKEQIVKAVYLDRNDPGVIWQSIFETSQQVKKWLNSMDVEYFHVQSKNTDLKVFPGEKRRWLGVSGHNIPSFELFLSPDRRLTQGVYFADQPSYRSGNYVKGVRLEFENGKVVHSSAEEGGDFLKNQLEMDDGASYLGEFSLTDKRFSRIDRFMAHTLYDENFGGASGNCHVAIGASYADTYSSDSKELTRELKKELGFNDSALHWDLVNTEQKTVHAVLKKGAKQVIYDNGQFTMQGL, from the coding sequence TTGTTTACAACAGATGAATTGGATAAATACGCGCAGGTAATGATATGGGCTATGAAAAAAGCAAGAAAAGAGATGTTCATCAAGGGTGATATAGTTCTTATCAGGGCTGACAAATCAACAATTCCCCTGGCAGATGTGATATATAAGCATCTGCTGAAAATGCAGCTAAATCCTGTGATTCGCATCAACCTGCCTGAACAGATGGAAAAAACTTTTTTTTCTCTGGCAGACGATGGGCAACTTGCATTCAAAATTCCTGGAGACCAGGAGCTTTATTCATCTTTAAATGGTCTGATATCACTTCTTGGGCCTGAATCTTTAACACATCTCAAAGAAATTGATCCTTCCAGGATAGGTAAATACGCAGTTACTAAAAAGTATTTACGTGATATACTGGAAGAAAGAGAAGGTAAGGGCAATTTTGGCTGGAGTCTTTGTCTGTACCCGACAGAAGAGCTTGCTAAGAGAGCAGGCCTTGGCATCCATGAATACAAAGAACAGATTGTAAAGGCTGTATATCTTGACCGTAACGATCCAGGCGTAATCTGGCAAAGCATTTTTGAAACTTCTCAACAGGTAAAGAAATGGTTGAACAGCATGGATGTTGAATACTTCCATGTCCAGTCAAAAAATACTGATCTAAAAGTCTTCCCGGGAGAAAAACGTCGCTGGCTTGGTGTATCGGGTCACAATATTCCCAGCTTTGAACTCTTTCTGTCTCCAGACAGACGTTTGACACAAGGCGTCTATTTTGCTGATCAACCATCATATCGCAGTGGTAACTATGTCAAGGGAGTGCGTTTAGAATTTGAAAATGGTAAGGTTGTACACTCTTCTGCTGAAGAGGGTGGAGATTTTCTTAAAAACCAGCTGGAAATGGATGATGGTGCCTCATATCTTGGTGAATTTTCGCTGACAGATAAGCGTTTTTCCAGAATAGACAGGTTTATGGCTCATACTCTGTATGATGAAAACTTTGGTGGCGCAAGTGGTAATTGCCATGTTGCCATTGGAGCTTCTTATGCTGACACCTATTCCTCGGACTCTAAAGAACTGACCCGGGAACTTAAGAAAGAACTGGGTTTTAATGACTCTGCTCTGCACTGGGATCTGGTTAACACAGAGCAGAAAACTGTACATGCAGTTTTAAAAAAAGGTGCAAAACAAGTTATTTACGACAATGGTCAGTTTACCATGCAAGGTCTGTAA
- a CDS encoding SpoIIE family protein phosphatase: MLKSLRSKLLAMVALILLLTAVTILYFTHRDVGREVMRIEQNNAVNILDSVFLNIQGVYRGLISDRVMSIEMSKERLKRESGFVLSMLELYMGGHDEVLARNREDQQERFLNWLWDLDLGSTGFFIADNQGNIIFDTQVSLVGLALDDVSDIKGQSLSQVVNRPGAGYEQFVVFSAEGASRDAQQDQRLGYLVFFPGWEWVLGSSVDISYIQAAETARLAELVQGLETQFRQMRIAETGSLMMFDSEGEILIAATAFQDRDSMEEHLSDLAGSGRNRESLIISADGQNIIALTRYFRPLEWYLSALIPEDELSAPAQNLVRSQSVIIGLIFVLGALAAVFFVRQISGPLVILAGQSKEMAVRDITSHEFDARPLQRLVDKYRDEVGELAGSFMHMQQELRKNVLKLVDATAARERYESELNMAREIQMSILPKKFPPFPEIKEFDLYAYLEPAREVGGDLYDYFLLDEDHLCFTVGDVSDKGMPASLYMAITRTLVQSHSGKDKSPAAIMSRVNDDLSRDNTKSMFVTMILGILNIRTGQVRYANAGHNLPIVFKSRGECAFVPGISGPVAGAMEGMNYKELSLDLEPGDGLFIYTDGVTEAMNPQKELFSDEKLLQDVAVLENAGVEEVIQAVRQRVVEFADSAPQSDDITMLMLRYNGR; encoded by the coding sequence ATGCTTAAATCATTACGCTCCAAACTCCTGGCAATGGTGGCTCTCATTCTCCTTCTCACCGCTGTTACGATCCTCTATTTTACTCACAGGGATGTGGGACGGGAAGTTATGCGTATTGAGCAGAACAATGCCGTGAATATCCTGGATTCTGTTTTTCTCAATATCCAGGGGGTTTATCGCGGGCTTATCTCTGACAGGGTGATGAGCATTGAGATGAGCAAGGAACGGCTCAAAAGAGAATCAGGTTTTGTCCTGTCCATGCTTGAGCTGTACATGGGAGGGCATGATGAAGTTTTGGCCCGGAACAGGGAAGACCAGCAGGAAAGATTTCTGAACTGGCTCTGGGATCTGGATCTTGGTTCAACCGGTTTTTTTATTGCCGACAATCAGGGTAATATTATTTTTGATACACAAGTGAGTCTGGTGGGACTGGCCCTTGATGATGTTTCAGATATTAAGGGTCAGTCACTTAGTCAGGTGGTAAACAGGCCCGGTGCCGGTTATGAGCAGTTTGTTGTTTTTTCAGCAGAAGGTGCTTCCCGTGATGCTCAGCAGGACCAGCGTCTGGGATACCTGGTCTTTTTTCCCGGATGGGAATGGGTGCTGGGCTCTTCTGTGGATATTTCATATATTCAGGCTGCAGAAACCGCCAGACTGGCAGAGCTTGTTCAGGGGCTTGAAACCCAGTTCAGGCAGATGCGCATTGCTGAAACCGGTTCTTTGATGATGTTTGACAGTGAGGGTGAAATTCTTATTGCAGCCACTGCCTTTCAAGACAGGGACAGTATGGAAGAACACCTGTCTGACCTGGCTGGGTCAGGGAGGAACAGGGAATCTCTGATCATATCTGCAGATGGTCAGAACATCATTGCCTTAACCCGCTATTTTCGCCCCCTGGAGTGGTATCTGAGCGCCCTGATTCCAGAGGATGAACTCAGTGCTCCGGCCCAGAACCTGGTCCGCAGTCAGTCCGTAATTATTGGGCTCATATTTGTTCTGGGCGCCTTGGCAGCAGTCTTTTTTGTGCGTCAAATATCCGGGCCGCTGGTTATACTGGCAGGACAGTCTAAGGAAATGGCAGTCAGAGACATTACGTCCCATGAATTTGACGCCAGACCCCTGCAGCGTCTTGTAGATAAATACCGTGACGAAGTAGGGGAGCTGGCTGGTTCTTTCATGCATATGCAGCAGGAACTGCGGAAGAATGTTCTAAAGCTGGTGGATGCTACTGCTGCCCGGGAAAGATATGAAAGTGAACTTAACATGGCCAGGGAAATTCAGATGAGTATCCTGCCTAAAAAGTTTCCTCCCTTTCCTGAGATAAAGGAATTTGATCTGTATGCTTACCTTGAGCCGGCTCGTGAAGTCGGCGGGGATTTATACGACTATTTTCTGCTGGATGAAGATCACCTTTGCTTTACTGTGGGTGATGTGTCCGACAAGGGCATGCCTGCATCGCTGTATATGGCCATTACCAGAACCCTGGTCCAGAGTCATTCAGGCAAGGACAAGTCTCCAGCTGCCATAATGTCCAGAGTGAATGACGATTTGAGCAGAGATAATACCAAAAGCATGTTTGTTACAATGATTCTCGGTATTTTGAATATCAGGACCGGACAGGTCAGGTATGCCAATGCTGGTCATAACCTGCCCATAGTTTTCAAAAGCAGGGGAGAATGTGCTTTTGTGCCCGGTATCAGCGGACCTGTGGCCGGGGCCATGGAAGGCATGAATTATAAGGAGCTGAGTCTTGATCTTGAACCTGGAGATGGTTTGTTTATCTATACCGATGGGGTAACCGAAGCCATGAATCCGCAAAAAGAGCTTTTTTCCGATGAAAAGCTGCTTCAGGATGTAGCAGTACTGGAAAATGCCGGGGTTGAAGAGGTGATCCAGGCTGTCCGACAGAGGGTTGTGGAATTTGCTGACAGCGCACCGCAGTCTGATGATATCACTATGCTCATGCTTAGGTATAATGGCCGGTAA
- a CDS encoding type II toxin-antitoxin system PemK/MazF family toxin, which translates to MNIKRYDIFVADLNPTLGSEIKKVRPVVIVSQDEMNKYLDTVVVCPLTSKLHPLWRTRIQTKCANRNAEIDADKIRTISKQRLRKKIDNLSEEKAAQLRKLITDMYGE; encoded by the coding sequence TTGAATATTAAAAGATATGACATATTTGTTGCTGACCTTAACCCCACCTTGGGAAGCGAAATCAAAAAAGTGCGCCCCGTCGTCATAGTAAGTCAAGATGAAATGAACAAATATTTAGATACTGTTGTTGTCTGCCCATTAACTTCTAAGCTGCATCCTTTATGGAGAACGCGTATACAGACAAAATGTGCAAACAGAAATGCTGAAATTGATGCTGACAAGATTCGGACCATCAGCAAGCAAAGGTTGAGAAAAAAAATTGATAATTTATCAGAGGAAAAAGCAGCCCAATTACGGAAACTTATTACTGATATGTACGGCGAATAA
- a CDS encoding type II toxin-antitoxin system RelE/ParE family toxin → MSEQLEDLKVPPGNLLHPLSGNRQGQHAISINDQWRICFRFEGGDAYEVEVCDYH, encoded by the coding sequence CTGTCCGAACAGCTTGAGGATTTGAAAGTGCCGCCTGGCAATCTCCTTCATCCACTGTCGGGAAACAGGCAGGGACAGCATGCAATTTCAATCAATGATCAGTGGCGTATCTGTTTTCGTTTTGAAGGTGGCGATGCGTATGAAGTCGAAGTGTGTGACTACCACTGA
- a CDS encoding HigA family addiction module antitoxin: MSILNTTGMQRKPTHPGEMLREDYLPDYGLTVSGLAESLGVSRQSVNELLCERRAVSPEMALRLARLFGNSPEFWLNAQRSVDLWNAAKSVKEEVDRIKPLHAA, from the coding sequence ATGTCTATTCTTAATACGACCGGTATGCAACGCAAACCCACGCATCCTGGCGAAATGCTGAGGGAAGATTATCTTCCGGATTATGGACTGACGGTTTCGGGGTTGGCCGAATCTTTGGGTGTCTCTCGTCAGTCAGTTAACGAATTATTATGCGAACGTCGTGCTGTTAGCCCTGAAATGGCGCTCCGGCTTGCTCGCTTGTTTGGTAACTCGCCCGAATTCTGGCTGAATGCGCAGCGGTCTGTTGATCTCTGGAATGCTGCGAAGTCGGTGAAGGAAGAAGTGGATCGAATCAAGCCGCTACATGCTGCATAA
- a CDS encoding BrnT family toxin, translating into MSKLSDFEWDSKKNKQNQEKHGVSFALAQLAFLDTDRVILEDLEHSENEKRFYCLGRVSDAIMTVRFTYRKNKIRIIGAGYWRKGKKIYERENQIHRRTNGES; encoded by the coding sequence ATGAGCAAACTTTCTGACTTCGAGTGGGATTCGAAAAAAAACAAGCAGAACCAGGAAAAACATGGAGTTTCTTTTGCCCTGGCACAGCTTGCTTTTCTGGACACTGATCGTGTTATCCTTGAAGACCTTGAACATAGTGAAAATGAAAAACGGTTTTACTGTCTTGGCAGGGTCTCAGACGCGATAATGACGGTTCGGTTTACATACAGAAAGAACAAAATCAGAATAATCGGCGCCGGATATTGGCGAAAAGGAAAGAAAATCTATGAAAGAGAAAATCAAATACACAGACGAACCAATGGGGAAAGTTAA